Proteins from one Triticum aestivum cultivar Chinese Spring chromosome 7A, IWGSC CS RefSeq v2.1, whole genome shotgun sequence genomic window:
- the LOC123152057 gene encoding serine/threonine-protein phosphatase 7 long form homolog, which yields MQTRFLAAVPTARAIDNDPHGPLFRWLSQFQIVSLGHPDVQLSEAQIDRSLEAYILWLFGKTMFTENHVTTVDARLIGIAREIADARCPADILQRSFGSAVLAATYRGLCKACLLKSRKSSLVGCPLLLQLWSYERFPIGRPYVYIDKPFGLEDLAGTYVPAIGDLPTMGSVWTRREFAHTQVRGCYPSFMAQFDSLHEDQVIWEPYSPQAISSRYPVGISGLCTRDRHFWMTKAKLVFDVTVEEMSLHRVMRQFGLYQEPAIPDIPHLPDHVHKDSRLGGNKSMTYWLESITPYVDEWTTAATNIWGEVRPFNWEMFGLYLQRYRHTTRIYLVPSAATDQIEAPLTSDMYPTASVVGTRHHAVNALVLIC from the exons ATGCAGACCCGTTTTTTGGCTGCAGTCCCGACTGCTAGGGCTATAGACAACGATCCTCATGGACCTCTTTTTAGATGGTTGAGCCAGTTTCAG ATTGTCTCGTTAGGACATCCCGACGTTCAGTTGTCGGAGGCTCAGATTGACCGGTCCCTAGAGGCATATATTCTTTGGCTATTCGGCAAGACAATGTTTACGGAGAACCACGTGACCACTGTCGATGCACGACTCATCGGTATTGCACGAGAGATAGCTGACGCACGTTGCCCTGCGGATATTCTACAGAGGAGTTTTGGTTCTGCTGTGTTAGCGGCTACGTACAGAGGCCTGTGCAAAGCTTGCTTGTTGAAGTCTAGAAAATCTAGTCTTGTTGGATGTCCATTATTGTTGCAGCTTTGGTCATACGAGAGGTTCCCTATTGGACGACCCTATGTCTACATTGATAAACCTTTTGGTTTGGAGGACTTAGCTGGGACTTATGTGCCTGCTATCGGCGACTTACCTACTATGGGATCTGTTTGGACACGGCGAGAG TTTGCGCATACTCAGGTTAGGGGATGCTACCCGTCCTTCATGGCGCAGTTTGATAGTTTGCACGAGGATCAAGTTATTTGGGAGCCATACTCGCCTCAGGCTATATCATCGAGGTACCCAGTTGGGATTTCTGGATTGTGCACTAGAGATCGGCACTTttggatgaccaaggccaagttggTGTTCGACGTGACGGTTGAGGAGATGTCTCTTCATAGGGTGATGAGACAGTTCGGTCTATATCAAGAGCCTGCGATTCCAGATATTCCACACTTGCCAGACCACGTGCACAA GGACAGTCGCCTAGGAGGAAACAAGTCCATGACTTATTGGCTTGAGAGCATTACCCCTTACGTTGACGAATGGACTACCGCTGCGACAAATATCTGGGGTGAGGTTCGGCCCTTTAACTGGGAAATGTTTGGGTTGTATCTGCAGCGTTACCGGCATACAACGAGGATCTACTTGGTTCCATCAGCTGCTACTGATCAGATCGAAGCCCCTCTCACCAGCGATATGTACCCAACTGCCTCTGTTGTGGGAACCAGACACCACGCGGTAAATGCCTTGGTTCTCATATGTTAA